From Arachis stenosperma cultivar V10309 chromosome 2, arast.V10309.gnm1.PFL2, whole genome shotgun sequence, one genomic window encodes:
- the LOC130963515 gene encoding uncharacterized protein LOC130963515 — translation MTWSIELSQYDIRYEPRQAIKAQAMADFLVEVTGDPSEDVGTRWKLHVDGASNQTFGGAGIILKSPIGVVYEQSVRFEFPISNNQAEYEALIGGLTIAAEVGARRLEICSDSQVVTSQVNGSYQAKDPLLQKYLEKVKSLSQKFEEVTVHHVPRERNTRADLLSKLASTKPGEGNRSLIQGMTREPAITLHVTSLGSSWLDPITDFLEHGKLPSDEKDAAKLRREAAKYAVIQGQLFRKGLNQPLLKCLHPDQTDYVLREVHEGCCGHHIGGKALARKLIRAGYYWPSMMADSKEFVKKCVKCQQNANFARAPASELSLLTTSRPFSQWGVDLLGPFPVGPGQVKYLIVAIDYYTKWIEAEPLASISSSNCRKFMWRQVVTRFGIPEVVISDNGTQFTDKKFMEFLNGLGIKQRFSSVEHPQTNGQVESANKVILSGLKRGWTTKGCLGRRASIGPLVLPNNRAILHQGNSFPTNVRGGCSNTRRDR, via the coding sequence atgacttggtccatcgaaCTCTCCCAATATGACATACGGTACGAGCCCCGGCAAGCCATCAAAGCGCAGGCCATGGCGGATTTTTTAGTTGAAGTAACGGGAGACCCAAGCGAAGACGTGggtacacggtggaagctccatgtggacggagcctccaaccagacctTTGGAGGTGCCGGGATCATCCTGAAAAGCCCGATTGGGGTTGTATACGAACAGTCGGTCAGATTCGAGTTTCCCATCtcgaacaaccaggcagaatatgaagcccttATAGGAGGCTTAACCATAGCGGCAGAAGTCGGCGCGAGAAGACTGGAAATATGCAGTGACTCCCAAGTCGTCACTTCCCAAGTAAACGgtagctaccaagccaaagaccccTTGCTTCAGAAGTACCTGGAAAAGGTtaaaagcttgagccaaaagTTCGAAGAGGTCACGGTCCACCACGTACCtagagaaaggaacacacgggcagaCCTCCTGTCAAAGTTAGCTAGCACAAAGCCGGGAGAAGGGAAccggtctctcatccaaggcatgACGAGAGAACCAGCAATCACACTGCACGTGACAAGCCTAGGTTCTtcatggctagaccccatcaccGACTTCCTAGAACACGGCAAACTCCCCAGTGATGAAAAGGACGCGGCAAAATTGAGAAGGGAAGCGGCCAAATACGCCGTCATCCAAGGACAGTTGTTCAGGAAAGGGCTCAACCAACCCCTACTGAAGTGCCTTCACCCCGATCAGACGGACTACGTCCTAAGGGAAGTCCATGAGGGCTGCTGCGGGCACCACATCGGAGGCAAGGCCCTAGCGAGGAAACTAATCCGAGCCGGATACTATTGGCCGTCGATGATGGCAGACTCCAAAGAGTTCGTCAAAAAATGCGTAAAGTGCCAacagaacgccaactttgccaGGGCGCCGGCCTCCGAGTTAAGCTTGCTGACGACTTCTCGACCATTCTCTCAATGGGGAGTCGACCTCTTAGGGCCTTTCCCAGTCGgcccggggcaagtcaaatacctcattgTCGCAATTgactactacaccaaatggatagaagccgaaccGCTAGCCAGCATATCCTCATCTAATTGCAGGAAgttcatgtggaggcaggtgGTAACGCGATTCGGGATACCGGAAGTCGTCATCTCCGACAACGGCACGCAATTTACTGATAAGAAGTTCATGGAATTCCTCAACGGCCTGGGCATAAAACAAAGGTTCTCTTCGGTAGAACACCCTCAGACGAACGGACAAGTGGAGTCCGCCAACAAGGTTATCCTTTCAGGGCTAAAAAGAGGTTGGACAACAAaagggtgcttgggccgacgagctAGCATCGGTCCTCTGGTCTTACCGAACAACCGAGCAATCCTCCACCAAGGAAACTCCTTTCCGACTAACGTACGGGGTGGATGCAGTAATACCCGTAGAGATCGGTGA
- the LOC130961538 gene encoding mitochondrial Rho GTPase 2-like, with product MVLLLGPSTFFSGGRRRSRELRIAVAGDASTGKSTLIAAMASGSYSESVPPLLPPTRLPHNLFNDSVPLILIDTPSSLDKQGTRNEELKQADAVVLTYDCEERATFERLSSYWLPELRRLEVKAPVVVVGCKLDLRDDSRLVSLESFTSQIMQQFKEVVTCIECSAATMYQVPEVFYFAQKSVLHPVDPLFDYERNALTDRCVRALRRIFVICDQDMDGALNDEELNEYQVRCFNAPLQPSEIARVKRLIEQKVPEGVNYTGLTFPGFIYIHNMYLKKGSTETFWTVLRKFGYDNNLKLRDDCLPVPSKKAPDQSVELTSEAIEFLNGTFRLLDTDKDRSLCPAEVDKLFNTAPESPWNDAPYKDATEKTSMGYASLKGFLSQWALMTLLDPTLSLANLIYIGYSGNPATALQVTRRRSADRKKQTTERNVFQCYVLGSKNAGKSALLNSFLERPFSDSYTPTTVEQYAANVVELIGGTRKTLILCEIPEDGVSKFLSNQNCLAACDVALFVYDSSDEHSWRKSRDLLERVVRKGELTGYRVPCLLIAAKDDLTPHPRALLDSVKVAQQLGIEVPIHVSMKLDDSSYVYQKIVKAAEHPHLNIPESETAKKRKQQQQFFYQSLMFALVGAAVAAFGLSVSRARAIKKSSVT from the exons ATGGTTTTGCTGTTAGGTCCCTCCACCTTCTTCTCCGGCGGACGTCGCCGGAGCAGGGAGCTCAGAATCGCCGTAGCTGGCGACGCATCCACCGGAAAATCCACCCTCATTGCCGCCATGGCTTCCGGCTCTTACTCCGAATCGGTTCCACCGCTGCTCCCTCCCACGCGGTTGCCTCATAATTTGTTCAATGATTCCGTTCCTCTCATCCTTATTGACACTCCTTCAAG TTTGGACAAACAAGGCACGCGCAATGAGGAATTGAAGCAAGCTGATGCAGTGGTTTTAACGTATGATTGTGAGGAACGTGCAACCTTTGAGCGTTTGAGTAGTTACTGGCTTCCCGAGCTACGCCGGTTAGAG GTGAAGGCACCGGTGGTTGTGGTTGGTTGTAAGCTAGATCTGCGGGATGATAGTCGGCTAGTGAGCTTAGAGAGTTTCACTTCACAGATCATGCAACAATTCAAGGAAGTTGTTACCTGTATTGAATGTTCTGCAGCTACGATGTATCAG GTCCCTGAAGTTTTCTATTTTGCACAAAAATCAGTACTGCATCCAGTCGATCCATTGTTTGATTATGAAAGAAATGCTTTAACAGATAGATGTGTAAGGGCATTAAGAAGAATATTTGTAATCTGTGATCAAGACATGGATGGTGCCCTAAATGATGAAGAACTAAATGAATATCAG GTTAGATGCTTCAATGCACCATTGCAGCCATCTGAAATAGCAAGAGTCAAAAGACTTATAGAGCAGAAAGTACCTGAAGGAGTAAACTATACTGGTCTTACTTTTCCAGGCTTTATTTATATCCATAATATGTATCTAAAGAAAGGAAGTACAGAGACATTTTGGACAGTTCTAAGAAAGTTTGGGtatgataataatttaaaactcCGGGATGATTGCCTTCCAGTTCCATCTAAGAAGGCTCCTGATCAG AGTGTGGAGCTAACAAGTGAAGCTATAGAGTTTTTGAATGGTACCTTTCGATTGTTGGATACAGATAAA GATCGATCCCTATGCCCTGCAGAAGTTGATAAGCTTTTTAATACTGCTCCAGAGAG TCCATGGAATGATGCTCCATACAAGGATGCAACCGAGAAAACTAGCATGGGTTATGCATCTCTGAAGGGATTTCTGTCTCAG TGGGCCCTCATGACATTACTTGATCCAACACTTAGCTTGGCTAATTTGATTTACATTGGATATAGTGGTAATCCTGCTACAGCTTTGCAAGTTACTCGTAGAAGATCAGCAGACCGCAAGAAGCAAACAACAGAAAGAAATGTGTTCCAATGCTATGTTCTTGGTTCTAAAAATGCAGGGAAATCTGCTTTGCTGAATTCATTCTTGGAAAG GCCTTTCTCAGATAGTTATACTCCTACAACAGTTGAACAGTATGCAGCAAATGTAGTTGAACTAATTGGG GGAACTAGGAAAACTCTCATATTGTGTGAGATACCAGAGGATGGCGTATCAAAGTTTTTGTCAAATCAGAATTGTTTGGCTGCATGTGATGTAGCTCTTTTTGTGTATGACAG CTCAGATGAACATTCATGGAGGAAATCCAGAGATTTACTTGAGAGGGTTGTTAGAAAAGGAGAACTAACTGGCTATAGAGTTCCTTGCCTCCTCATTGCTGCTAAGGATGATTTAACTCCCCATCCGAGGGCGTTACTGGATTCAGTAAAG GTTGCTCAACAATTGGGAATAGAGGTACCTATTCATGTAAGTATGAAATTGGATGACTCAAGTTATGTGTACCAGAAGATTGTCAAGGCTGCAGAACACCCTCATTTGAACATTCCAGAGAGTGAGActgcaaagaaaagaaaacaacagCAGCAATTTTTCTATCAATCTCTTATGTTTGCCTTAG TTGGAGCAGCTGTTGCAGCATTTGGTTTGTCAGTGAGCCGAGCACGTGCCATAAAGAAAAGTTCAGTTACTTAG